Genomic window (Lewinellaceae bacterium):
AGGCTTTGCTTCGCCGTGTCTTTGTAGGAGGTGAAGTCTGTCTCCAGTTCTATGGTAAGCGGGTGGGAAGCGTCGAACCACTTGGTGCCCCGGATGAGCAGGTCGAAACCGTTCTCGCGGGCGGCGTAGTTGTCGTCCATGAAATACAGCTTGACGCCGGCGTGGTAGTTGAAATCCGCCTCGGTGCGCACTCCGTTGTAGATGCTGGCCTTAGCGTCAAAAATGGAATAGCGCTGGCGCACGGCGTCCTTGTCAAAAGAAAACTCCTCGTCCAGGGCCTTGGCCACCTCGTTGTAGCCGTAGAAATGGACCACGTCGGAGGTGAAGCCCAGGCCGGCGTTGACGGCAAAGCCCAGGTCGTGCTGGTAGGTGCCGTCGGCGCCAATTTTGGTGTAGGAAAAGCGCTGGTTCTCCACGCTTTTATTGTTGTTGGCGGAGTGGTGCAAAGCCGAGAGGCCGAGGTTGAAGTTTTCGTCGTTGGAGAAATTGTAGTAGCCATTGCCGTACAAGGAGGCCGGGAAGCCGCCTCCGAATTTGAGGTAGCCGTTGTAGCTGTCGGGCACATCGTCGCCGCTCATGGCCAGCGGGCGGATTTTGGGCGGCAGGTATTCCACTTCCAGCGCTTTGGCCACCACCTGGTAGCTCAGGCGGCGGGTAGTGGTGTCCAGAGGGGGCAGTTCGGGGTCCACCTGAAAGCGGTCGGTTGCTTCCAGGCGGGCGTCGAAGCTTTTGATGATGTCCACCTCTTCCGAAGGCAGGTCCGGATTTTGGGCGGAAGCGAAGGTAGCCAGGCAGGCGAAAAAAAGCAGGAAGCTTATATTTTTTGAAACTTTCATTGTTGTCCGTTGATTTTTTTTGATTTGAACCTTAAACCTTGAACCTTGAACCCTGCCCCCCCACGTCAGTTCCCGTCGTCCATTTCCAGGGTGTTCGGGTCGCCGCCCGATTTCAGGCGGCTCGACTGGTTGATCCGCAGGTTGATGGCCTGGAGCTTGCGCTGCGCTTCGCTGATCAGTTCCTGGTCGCCCTTATAATTTTCCAGCAGGGCTTCGAGGGCGGCCCTGGCGTTGTAAAGGTCTCCCTTTTCCTGAAGGATGTCGGAGAGCAAAATAACGCTCTTGGCCACCCAGTAAGGATAGCCCGAACTCTCTTTATTGGCGTTCATGCAAATTTGCTGCGCCGTTTCCAGGTCGCGCCGCAGGTAGTAGATATAAGCTTTGAGGTAGCGGGCCTCGGCGGCCTGCTCGTTGTCGCTGAGGCGGATCACCTCGTTAAAAGCGGTAAGCGCGTTGTTGTAGTCTCCCTGATCGAAAGCCATTTTCCCCAGGTAAAACTGGGCGGTCGACACCTGCAATTGGGAGGCATTGGGGTTGTTCGCCACCTTTCGCGCCAGTTCGGGCACCGCCTGGGTATTGCCCGCCCGGTAAGCGCTTCGCATCGCGCCGAGCTGGGCTTCGAACCGCATATCCGGGCTGGTGGCTACTGTTTCCAGTTTGGAGTACAGGCTGTACGCTTTGCTGAAATCCTGAGCGTGGTTGTAGGCGATGATGGCAGCCTTTTCCAGTGCCTTTACATAATAGGGGCTGGGGCCCCGTTCCGACACGGCTTCGTAGTCGGCAAGGGCCTGGGTGTACTGCTGCAATACGCTGTACGACTCCGCCCGGTGGTACTGAGCGGGCAGCGTATAGGCGCCTCGGGGGAACTTCCGGAGGTAATCCGTGTAGGAGGCTACTGCTCTTTCGTAGTTGGCGTTTTCAAACTGCGATTCCGCGGCCCGGAAGTTGATCGAGTCTTTGACCTCCCCTCCTACGCTGCCCCTTACCGATTCGAGGAAGGCAAAGTAGTTGTCGGCCTGCCCCAGGTCGTCGACATAAATCTCTTCCAGGGCAGCCAGCGCCAGGTTGGAGTCGCCTTCGTCCGGGTTGTTGGCAAACACCTGCTTGTAGTAGCTGATGGCAGCATCGAGGTTGCCCTGGTTGTAGCTGATCAGGCCAAGGCGGATGAGGGCTTTGGGGATGAGTTCCGATTTGCCACGGTAGAGCCGCAGCAATTCTTTGAGGGGCTCGGCGGCTTTGCTGAGCTGGCCGATTTCCTGGTAGGTAGCCCCCAGCTGAAGCAGGGCGTCGTCGGCGTATTCAGAATCCGGATGGTTCTTCGCCAGTTGTTCCAGGGAAAGGACTTTGTTGGTGGTTCGGCCCAGCAACCCTTCGATGATGGCCTTTTGATAAAGGGCGTATACAAAGCCGGCGTACTGCTTGCTGACGGCCTGGTCGTAATACTGCACGGCCCGGGCGTACTGGTTGCGCTTGAAAAGGCAGTCGCCTGCCCGCAGGACGGCGTCGCCCAGCACCTGGTTTTTCACCTTCTGGTTGCGCAGGAAGGGGCTGTTCCGCTCGATGCCCTGTATGGCGTCTTCAAAAAAACCGAGCGCGGCGGCGTAATTGTTTTGTTTCAGGTAGTTGTACCCCTGGGTGTAATTGGCGGTGTGGATGGAAGATTCATCCGGCAGGTTGCTTTGCGTTTTGGCCAGGGTGAGAAACTGGCTCACCAGGCGGTTGCTGGCCTCGTAAGATTCATCCCGGTGGGCGATGTCTCCCAGCCAGTAGATGGCCAGCGCCCGGGTGCGGGTATCGATGGAAATGTCCATCGATTGTTCGAGGTACTTCTTGGCGCCTTCTTTATCGCCGTTCTGCAGCAACTGCAGGCCCCGGTAATAAAGCACCTTTTGAAAAGTTTCCTGCAGTTTCGGAGTTTTGTTCTCGATGGCGCCGAGAATCTCGATGGCCTGCTGGTAATCCCGGTAATTGAGGAATATCTCGCTCATCAGTTCCTGAGACTGGATGAAGTATTTGGAAGTGGGGCGCAACTCGCGAAGGGCGTTGATGGCTTCCCTGGGGTCGTTCAACTCATAGGAAAGCTTGGCGTAGTTCCAGAGGGCTTCTTCCTGGATCCCGGCGTCGTAGGCCATGCGTTTGGCGTTGCCGAAGGCCGCCCGCGCATTGGCGTTTTGGTTGAGCCTCAGGTAAGAATCGCCCAGGATGTACATGGCGTGCTGGCCGATCTTGGAGTCGACGGTGGCCAGGTCTTTCAAATACTGGATGGCCCTGCCCGGATCGCCGACCTGATAATAGGTGTACCCGATCTGATACAGCTCCTCCTCCCGTAGTTTGCCGGTGCTTTCGGCGTAGGCCTGCAGGTAAGGCAAGGCCTGGGCATACTGCCCTTTCTCGAAATAAGCCTGGCCTAGCAGTTGTTTGATCTCCATCTGTTTGCGCACGGAGGGGTCGTCGGCCTTGAGGCGGGCGTAGGCGATCAGCTCATCGTAGCGCCGCTCGGCGAAGTAGATCTGCGCCTGATAGTAGGGAATGTGCGGCCGGTAGCGGGAAGAGCGCTCCACTATCTTGAACTGGGCGAGGGCGGAGTCGTAGCTGCCTTCAAAAAAATAGCAAAGGCCCAGGTAATAGTTGGCCGGATAGTAATACTCCGTTTCAAACCCTTTGATGTCCCGGAAATTGGCGAGCGCTTCCTTAAAGCGCTTTTTCACAAAAAGAGAATAGCCCAGCTTGAATTTCACCG
Coding sequences:
- a CDS encoding tetratricopeptide repeat protein — its product is MLKRIALLLVACTAFLPLIAQQTTVFTEANEAYKNGDILFEEGVYGKAQQEFARAVQLLLPVNEPEAELLRSKAELNYARCAVRLQQPDGEKLILDFIRTESPNPMASEALVEVADYYYNSKQWDKAIDYLSDVPTRGMTPEQESAVKFKLGYSLFVKKRFKEALANFRDIKGFETEYYYPANYYLGLCYFFEGSYDSALAQFKIVERSSRYRPHIPYYQAQIYFAERRYDELIAYARLKADDPSVRKQMEIKQLLGQAYFEKGQYAQALPYLQAYAESTGKLREEELYQIGYTYYQVGDPGRAIQYLKDLATVDSKIGQHAMYILGDSYLRLNQNANARAAFGNAKRMAYDAGIQEEALWNYAKLSYELNDPREAINALRELRPTSKYFIQSQELMSEIFLNYRDYQQAIEILGAIENKTPKLQETFQKVLYYRGLQLLQNGDKEGAKKYLEQSMDISIDTRTRALAIYWLGDIAHRDESYEASNRLVSQFLTLAKTQSNLPDESSIHTANYTQGYNYLKQNNYAAALGFFEDAIQGIERNSPFLRNQKVKNQVLGDAVLRAGDCLFKRNQYARAVQYYDQAVSKQYAGFVYALYQKAIIEGLLGRTTNKVLSLEQLAKNHPDSEYADDALLQLGATYQEIGQLSKAAEPLKELLRLYRGKSELIPKALIRLGLISYNQGNLDAAISYYKQVFANNPDEGDSNLALAALEEIYVDDLGQADNYFAFLESVRGSVGGEVKDSINFRAAESQFENANYERAVASYTDYLRKFPRGAYTLPAQYHRAESYSVLQQYTQALADYEAVSERGPSPYYVKALEKAAIIAYNHAQDFSKAYSLYSKLETVATSPDMRFEAQLGAMRSAYRAGNTQAVPELARKVANNPNASQLQVSTAQFYLGKMAFDQGDYNNALTAFNEVIRLSDNEQAAEARYLKAYIYYLRRDLETAQQICMNANKESSGYPYWVAKSVILLSDILQEKGDLYNARAALEALLENYKGDQELISEAQRKLQAINLRINQSSRLKSGGDPNTLEMDDGN